Proteins co-encoded in one Halorussus vallis genomic window:
- a CDS encoding LEA type 2 family protein, whose product MFGLFKSLLLGSKIRVLLAVVAALAIVAAGGVSIGVLGAPSVAGVENRFGNVTDETTEIHTDLAVHNPNPFGVKFGDVTVSYDVRMNGIRLANGTKQGVAVGAGNSTVPFRSTVHNEKMPAWWVSHVRNGEQTTVRVDASVTSGTLGRTFSAPPVKREVSTDIISQFNSTEPRPVNASQPFVSDPVAYVNETSARWGQVTSAETPIDMRFVVYNPKATPLVVTQIGYNVTMNDVAVGNGTTDREHLIEGGTQETIDARSVIRNEKLDEWWVTHLRNDQVTNLTIDFYAKVELGGQTYRVPLSELTYTKTIETDIFGTKNETAAGSSEATSTTAADESGSETTADEGRSTSSEPTATTTDQTSTTDETSTTEENGTTSERGTDGESGTTTDGGLLALGSSALR is encoded by the coding sequence ATGTTTGGGCTATTCAAGTCATTGTTACTCGGGAGTAAGATTCGTGTACTTCTGGCGGTCGTGGCGGCGCTCGCCATCGTCGCCGCCGGTGGCGTCTCGATAGGCGTCCTCGGCGCGCCGAGCGTCGCGGGCGTGGAGAATCGATTCGGTAACGTCACCGACGAAACCACCGAGATTCACACCGACCTCGCGGTCCACAACCCCAATCCGTTCGGCGTGAAATTCGGCGACGTCACCGTCTCCTACGACGTCCGGATGAACGGCATCCGGTTGGCCAACGGCACGAAGCAAGGCGTCGCGGTCGGGGCGGGTAACAGCACCGTCCCGTTCCGCTCGACCGTCCACAACGAGAAGATGCCGGCATGGTGGGTGAGCCACGTCCGGAACGGCGAGCAGACGACTGTCCGCGTCGACGCGAGCGTCACCTCGGGGACGCTCGGCCGGACGTTCTCGGCCCCGCCGGTGAAGCGCGAGGTTTCGACCGACATCATCTCGCAGTTCAACTCCACCGAACCCCGTCCGGTGAACGCCAGCCAACCGTTCGTCTCGGACCCGGTAGCCTACGTCAACGAAACATCGGCCCGCTGGGGGCAGGTGACGAGCGCCGAAACCCCCATCGACATGCGATTCGTGGTGTACAACCCCAAGGCGACCCCGCTGGTGGTCACCCAGATCGGCTACAACGTCACGATGAACGACGTCGCGGTCGGCAACGGGACGACCGACCGCGAACATCTCATCGAGGGCGGCACCCAGGAAACCATCGACGCTCGGTCGGTCATCCGGAACGAGAAACTCGACGAGTGGTGGGTGACCCACCTCCGGAACGACCAGGTGACCAACCTCACCATCGACTTCTACGCGAAGGTCGAACTCGGCGGGCAGACCTACCGCGTCCCGCTCTCGGAGTTGACCTACACCAAGACCATCGAGACGGACATCTTCGGCACCAAGAACGAGACGGCCGCGGGGTCGAGCGAGGCGACGAGTACGACCGCGGCTGACGAGAGCGGGTCGGAGACGACCGCGGACGAAGGTCGGTCCACCTCGTCGGAACCGACTGCGACCACGACCGACCAGACGAGCACGACCGACGAAACGAGCACGACCGAGGAGAACGGTACCACGTCCGAGCGTGGGACCGACGGCGAAAGCGGGACGACCACCGACGGCGGACTTCTCGCGCTCGGAAGTTCGGCTCTCCGGTAA
- a CDS encoding DUF7123 family protein — protein MTDYSDEERRILAYLHESVSRGERYFRAKNIAEQLGLSSKQVGVRLPKLAEKTEEVDIEKWGRARSTTWKVTPG, from the coding sequence ATGACTGACTACAGCGACGAGGAACGGCGCATCCTCGCGTACCTCCACGAGAGCGTTTCCCGGGGTGAGCGGTACTTCCGCGCGAAGAACATCGCCGAACAACTCGGTCTCTCCTCCAAACAGGTCGGCGTCAGACTCCCGAAACTGGCCGAGAAGACCGAGGAAGTAGATATCGAGAAATGGGGCCGGGCGCGCTCGACGACGTGGAAAGTCACGCCCGGATAG
- a CDS encoding DUF7525 family protein, with amino-acid sequence MAEHETVSSDMGIGLATLFTLLATAATVAMVVTPGTEIAAWGFAAAMTAGVFAVAAVHLYW; translated from the coding sequence ATGGCCGAACACGAGACGGTTTCGAGCGACATGGGAATCGGACTCGCCACGCTGTTCACGCTGCTGGCGACCGCGGCGACCGTGGCGATGGTCGTGACGCCGGGCACCGAAATCGCGGCGTGGGGATTCGCCGCCGCGATGACCGCGGGCGTGTTCGCGGTCGCGGCGGTCCACCTCTACTGGTGA
- a CDS encoding nitrilase-related carbon-nitrogen hydrolase: MRLALAQLEIESGAVAANRDRALDAVAAAADRGADLVALPEIFNVGYFAFDAYQRAAEPVEGPTLTAIADAAREHGIGVLAGSIVEDLAATESVETPADEGLANTSVLFDREGKRLAVYRKHHLFGYESAEARLLVPGERLGVADFGEATVGMTTCYDLRFPELYRDIAGAGANLILVPSAWPYPRIEHWKLLPRARAVENQVFVAPVNGSGSFEEATLLGRSSVYGPWGTTLASTDDEPDLVVADVDVGKVERVREEFPAWRDRRR; encoded by the coding sequence GTGAGACTCGCGCTCGCCCAACTCGAAATCGAGTCGGGCGCGGTCGCGGCGAACCGCGACCGCGCCCTCGACGCCGTCGCGGCCGCGGCCGACCGCGGGGCCGACCTCGTGGCCCTGCCCGAGATCTTCAACGTGGGGTACTTCGCGTTCGACGCGTACCAGCGCGCGGCCGAACCGGTCGAAGGGCCGACGCTGACGGCCATCGCCGACGCCGCCCGCGAGCACGGCATCGGCGTCCTCGCGGGGAGCATCGTCGAGGACCTCGCCGCGACGGAGTCGGTCGAGACGCCGGCCGACGAGGGCCTGGCCAACACTTCGGTGCTGTTCGACCGCGAGGGCAAGCGCCTCGCGGTCTACCGCAAGCACCACCTGTTCGGCTACGAGTCGGCCGAGGCCCGACTGCTGGTCCCCGGCGAGCGACTCGGCGTCGCCGACTTCGGCGAGGCGACGGTCGGGATGACGACCTGCTACGACCTCCGGTTCCCGGAGCTCTACCGCGACATCGCCGGGGCTGGCGCGAACCTGATTCTGGTCCCGAGCGCGTGGCCCTACCCCCGAATCGAGCACTGGAAACTCCTCCCGCGTGCGCGCGCCGTCGAGAACCAGGTGTTCGTCGCGCCGGTCAACGGGTCCGGGTCGTTCGAGGAGGCCACGCTCCTCGGGCGGTCGAGCGTCTACGGGCCGTGGGGAACCACGCTCGCCAGCACCGACGACGAACCGGACCTGGTCGTCGCCGACGTGGACGTCGGGAAGGTCGAGCGCGTCCGCGAGGAGTTTCCGGCGTGGCGCGACCGGCGGCGGTGA
- a CDS encoding phosphate uptake regulator PhoU, with protein MDTRKVQRLGPSTLAMTLPAEWAKENNVEKGDEVSLRMGGKGTLTVLPESVHTEEAEAIIHAENLDADAVERAIVAQYVLGRRVIHVQSEDALDSAHINAVYKAETQLMGLGVVEETPESIAIRCSVDPEDFNLDNLLERLENTGSTMRGEAVKALAHGNPDLAQRALNRERQANKIFVLLLRLIFTAYQNPTLARAVDLDSGFPLIGYRSIAKNLELTADNAEDIAEIVLEAEGHTLDVDQKTMRRIREFTDQVDEITALAVESAVERDYDKTLEVRALFQEIGDRESEILSDLPEMDNDDLLAVREVLVSLQQTAQYAMRNAEIAANLALNEESEHTTIN; from the coding sequence ATGGATACGCGGAAAGTCCAGCGACTGGGTCCCTCGACGCTGGCGATGACACTTCCCGCCGAGTGGGCCAAGGAGAACAACGTCGAGAAGGGCGACGAGGTGTCGCTCCGGATGGGTGGAAAAGGAACGCTGACCGTCCTCCCCGAATCGGTCCACACCGAGGAGGCCGAGGCCATCATCCACGCCGAGAACCTCGACGCCGACGCCGTCGAGCGGGCCATCGTCGCCCAGTACGTGCTCGGGCGGCGGGTCATCCACGTCCAGAGCGAGGACGCCCTCGACAGCGCCCACATCAACGCGGTCTACAAGGCCGAGACTCAGTTGATGGGGCTGGGCGTGGTCGAGGAAACCCCCGAGAGCATCGCCATCCGGTGTTCGGTCGACCCGGAGGACTTCAACCTCGACAACCTGCTCGAACGACTCGAGAACACCGGTTCGACCATGCGCGGCGAGGCGGTCAAGGCGCTGGCCCACGGCAACCCCGACCTCGCCCAGCGCGCGCTCAACCGCGAGCGACAGGCGAACAAGATATTCGTCCTCCTGCTCAGACTCATCTTCACCGCCTACCAGAACCCCACGCTCGCCCGTGCGGTCGACCTCGACAGCGGGTTCCCGCTCATCGGCTACCGCTCCATCGCCAAGAACCTCGAACTCACCGCCGACAACGCCGAGGACATCGCGGAGATCGTCCTCGAAGCCGAGGGCCACACCCTCGATGTCGACCAGAAGACGATGCGCCGCATCCGGGAGTTCACCGACCAGGTCGACGAGATCACCGCACTCGCGGTCGAGTCGGCGGTCGAGCGCGACTACGACAAGACACTCGAGGTCCGGGCGCTGTTCCAGGAGATCGGCGACCGCGAAAGCGAGATTCTCTCGGACCTGCCGGAGATGGACAACGACGACCTGCTCGCGGTCCGGGAGGTGCTGGTGAGCCTCCAGCAGACCGCCCAGTACGCCATGCGGAACGCCGAAATCGCGGCGAACCTCGCGCTCAACGAGGAGAGCGAGCACACGACCATCAACTGA
- a CDS encoding hydrogenase maturation nickel metallochaperone HypA: MGIVDTIKDVLVSDNEPGVALKCTECGETFDEPLDSCPNCGSDDVKEVGGFDMRPDA, encoded by the coding sequence ATGGGGATAGTCGACACCATCAAAGACGTACTCGTGTCGGATAACGAACCGGGCGTCGCGCTGAAGTGTACCGAGTGCGGCGAGACGTTCGACGAACCCCTCGACAGCTGTCCAAACTGCGGGTCGGACGACGTCAAGGAGGTCGGGGGCTTCGACATGCGGCCGGACGCGTAG
- a CDS encoding DUF7528 family protein — translation MNRDEAAELQEAVGDALTERREFFRTAGTHREDGTYEVARRGADSSGNSKVFESFEALRRMFDRLPAEFSADDVGRTGITGSRRHMLVRHFAEHPEFDCKIGRRNPLTAEKTRSDPAVEGGETSADGGEVANAD, via the coding sequence TTGAACAGGGACGAGGCCGCCGAGCTCCAGGAGGCGGTCGGCGACGCGCTGACCGAGCGCCGGGAGTTCTTCCGCACGGCGGGGACCCACCGCGAAGACGGCACCTACGAGGTGGCCCGGCGCGGCGCCGACTCGTCGGGCAACTCGAAGGTGTTCGAGAGCTTCGAGGCGCTGCGGCGGATGTTCGACCGCCTGCCGGCGGAGTTCTCGGCCGACGACGTGGGCCGAACCGGCATCACGGGTTCGCGGCGGCACATGCTCGTGCGCCACTTCGCCGAGCATCCCGAGTTCGACTGCAAAATCGGTCGGCGCAACCCGCTGACTGCCGAGAAGACCCGCTCCGACCCCGCGGTCGAGGGCGGCGAGACGAGCGCCGATGGCGGCGAGGTGGCCAACGCGGACTAG
- a CDS encoding CoxG family protein encodes MTVRVERTFDLGVPPEEVWEFIADPERRANAISVVDHYEQTGETTSVWHVKLPIPFLDTTVPVRTEDVERDPPRFVKFVGRSSAMQVTGEHRIEETAGGSRLINRFVVEGRVPGIERYFRKHLDEELDNLEAALREEAAA; translated from the coding sequence ATGACTGTCCGGGTGGAGCGGACGTTCGACCTCGGGGTTCCGCCGGAAGAGGTCTGGGAGTTCATCGCAGACCCGGAGCGACGCGCGAACGCCATCAGCGTCGTTGACCACTACGAACAGACGGGCGAGACCACCTCGGTCTGGCACGTCAAACTCCCGATTCCCTTCCTCGACACCACGGTGCCGGTCAGGACCGAGGACGTCGAGCGCGACCCGCCGCGGTTCGTGAAGTTCGTCGGTCGGTCGTCCGCGATGCAAGTCACCGGCGAACACCGCATCGAGGAAACCGCCGGCGGTAGCCGACTGATCAACCGGTTCGTGGTCGAGGGTCGGGTGCCTGGCATCGAACGCTACTTCCGGAAACACCTCGACGAGGAACTCGACAACCTCGAAGCCGCGCTTCGGGAGGAGGCGGCGGCGTGA
- a CDS encoding DUF5694 domain-containing protein yields MSGESDAVADVRPDHEVEEVQVMLLGTYHMANPGNDEVNVDADDVLAAERQAELEELAGRLVAFNPDRIAVEWPYDWQEGVTELYEEYRSGSRAYADEESIDAERLFGADADLDCRNEVVQVGFRLADRLDHDRPIAVDEHPEEPDADPFEDREVDSTRKTSVELPDPESMQRETEERLASSTMPEYLAWVNGEANLRENHDLMFDRAIRATDDQFGSPIALAHWYDRNLRMVHHLWRAIEPGDERALLLVGSGHVRALRHLLTEAPMFCPVSPLPHLE; encoded by the coding sequence ATGAGCGGAGAATCCGATGCGGTCGCCGACGTGCGGCCGGACCACGAGGTCGAGGAGGTGCAGGTGATGCTCCTCGGGACGTACCACATGGCGAACCCCGGCAACGACGAGGTGAACGTCGACGCCGACGACGTGCTGGCCGCGGAACGACAGGCCGAGCTCGAAGAACTCGCAGGCCGACTCGTGGCGTTCAACCCCGACCGAATCGCCGTGGAGTGGCCCTACGACTGGCAGGAGGGTGTAACCGAACTCTACGAGGAGTATCGGTCGGGTTCGCGAGCCTACGCCGACGAGGAATCCATAGACGCCGAGCGATTGTTCGGCGCGGACGCCGACCTCGACTGTCGAAACGAAGTCGTGCAGGTTGGTTTCCGACTGGCGGACCGTCTGGACCACGACCGACCCATCGCGGTAGACGAACATCCCGAAGAACCGGACGCCGACCCCTTCGAAGACCGGGAGGTCGATTCGACCCGGAAAACGTCGGTCGAGTTGCCGGACCCCGAGTCGATGCAACGCGAAACCGAGGAACGACTCGCGTCCTCGACCATGCCCGAGTATCTGGCGTGGGTGAACGGCGAGGCCAACCTCCGCGAGAATCACGACCTGATGTTCGACAGGGCCATCCGAGCGACGGACGACCAATTCGGGAGTCCGATCGCGCTGGCGCACTGGTACGACCGGAACCTCCGGATGGTCCACCACCTGTGGCGTGCGATCGAACCCGGCGACGAACGCGCCCTGCTCCTCGTCGGGTCGGGCCACGTCCGCGCGCTCCGACACCTGCTCACCGAGGCACCGATGTTCTGCCCCGTCAGCCCTCTACCGCATCTCGAATAA
- a CDS encoding DUF7344 domain-containing protein produces the protein MAETTDRPATTGTGGAGTPTPSRDDLFDLLGNARRRRVLRHLLEEPTITLTDLSARLAAVENGRPVSELTSRQKKQVYSSLYQTHIPRLSEHGLVEYDANARIVTFTGDENRIRELLGTDEQRPTGFSHQWSRYFLWTAVIGSAVIAGNWLGTAPATHVTTENLYGLLTVTFMMLSVSFVMAVEGPKLLRHRT, from the coding sequence ATGGCCGAGACGACAGACCGTCCTGCGACGACCGGGACGGGCGGTGCGGGGACGCCGACTCCCTCGCGGGACGACCTCTTCGACCTGCTGGGCAACGCGCGGCGTCGCCGCGTCCTCCGTCACCTCCTAGAAGAGCCTACGATCACGCTCACGGACCTGAGCGCCCGCCTGGCGGCCGTCGAGAACGGCAGGCCCGTCTCCGAGTTGACGTCCCGCCAGAAGAAGCAGGTCTACTCCTCGCTCTACCAGACCCACATCCCGCGACTCTCCGAACACGGACTGGTCGAGTACGACGCCAACGCCCGAATCGTCACGTTCACCGGCGACGAGAACCGAATCCGGGAACTGCTCGGAACCGACGAACAGCGCCCGACCGGCTTCTCCCACCAGTGGAGTCGGTACTTCCTCTGGACCGCGGTGATAGGTAGCGCGGTCATCGCGGGCAACTGGCTCGGCACCGCGCCGGCCACCCACGTCACGACCGAGAACCTCTACGGACTGCTCACGGTCACGTTCATGATGCTCAGCGTCTCGTTCGTGATGGCCGTGGAGGGGCCGAAGCTTCTTCGACACCGGACTTGA
- a CDS encoding carboxylate--amine ligase, which yields MRNESRADGVLVLDGNGQSALAVTRSLGRRGVPVTVASEVERSLGSLSKYADDRFVTPPMDDAEAYLAALRDHLADADYFAVFPVRDETTALCSKHKADLESTGTLVAAEDWETFERAYDKARLFDLADDLSVPTPETRAPESVAACEEIADDMPYPAVVKPRGKTAWDDDGRLHHYRVSGGNYVDSPAELVETFASMVESDPVLASRPPIVQEYVEGTTVTTVGVADGGDLRAHFQEERIRTTPPGGGNSTLLGALSDPRLTGYAREVLGALDWTGPAMVEYMRTPDDEVYLIEVNGRYWGSLPFAVASGVDVPWLHYSLLRGQPISQPEVYRTDVRQHRLLYEDLEWLRAKLDAGELSAIPEFVRTCATAKQTFVSYEDPLPTLGALWQAATTGTRVLADRVGVGSNRGEIGQERSEVLEKGAERERPERRAESERPTELEH from the coding sequence GTGAGAAACGAATCGAGAGCCGACGGCGTCCTCGTCCTCGACGGCAACGGCCAGTCGGCGCTCGCCGTGACGCGGTCGCTCGGTCGGCGCGGGGTCCCCGTGACCGTCGCCAGCGAGGTCGAGCGGTCGCTCGGGTCGCTGTCGAAGTACGCCGACGACCGGTTCGTCACGCCGCCGATGGACGACGCCGAGGCGTACCTCGCGGCGCTCCGCGACCACCTCGCAGACGCCGACTACTTCGCGGTCTTCCCGGTGCGAGACGAGACGACCGCCCTCTGCTCGAAGCACAAGGCCGACCTCGAATCGACCGGCACCCTCGTGGCCGCCGAGGACTGGGAGACGTTCGAACGAGCCTACGACAAGGCCCGACTGTTCGACCTCGCGGACGACCTCTCGGTCCCGACGCCCGAGACGCGCGCGCCCGAGTCGGTCGCGGCCTGCGAGGAGATCGCCGACGACATGCCGTATCCGGCCGTGGTCAAACCCCGCGGGAAGACGGCGTGGGACGACGACGGGCGACTCCACCACTACCGGGTTTCGGGCGGGAACTACGTCGACTCGCCGGCCGAACTGGTCGAGACGTTCGCGTCGATGGTCGAGTCGGACCCCGTCCTCGCGTCACGGCCGCCCATCGTCCAGGAGTACGTCGAGGGGACGACCGTGACGACCGTCGGCGTCGCCGACGGCGGCGACCTCCGGGCGCACTTCCAGGAGGAGCGGATTCGAACAACACCGCCCGGCGGCGGTAACTCGACGCTCCTCGGTGCGCTCTCGGACCCGCGACTGACCGGCTACGCACGGGAGGTGCTGGGCGCGCTCGACTGGACCGGTCCGGCGATGGTCGAGTACATGCGGACGCCCGACGACGAGGTGTACCTCATCGAGGTCAACGGCCGCTACTGGGGGTCGCTACCGTTCGCCGTCGCGAGCGGCGTCGACGTTCCGTGGCTCCACTACTCGCTGTTGCGGGGACAGCCGATTTCGCAACCGGAGGTGTACCGAACCGACGTGCGCCAGCACCGACTCCTCTACGAGGACCTGGAGTGGCTCCGGGCGAAGCTCGACGCCGGGGAGCTGTCGGCGATTCCCGAGTTCGTCCGGACGTGCGCGACGGCCAAGCAGACTTTCGTCTCCTACGAGGACCCGCTACCCACGCTCGGTGCGCTCTGGCAGGCCGCAACCACCGGAACGCGCGTGCTCGCCGACCGCGTCGGCGTGGGGTCGAACCGCGGAGAAATCGGGCAGGAACGGTCCGAAGTCCTCGAGAAGGGAGCGGAGCGCGAGCGACCGGAGCGCCGGGCGGAGTCGGAACGTCCCACGGAGTTGGAACACTGA